The following proteins are encoded in a genomic region of Triticum dicoccoides isolate Atlit2015 ecotype Zavitan chromosome 1B, WEW_v2.0, whole genome shotgun sequence:
- the LOC119310280 gene encoding uncharacterized protein LOC119310280 — MGRIGCWKAAAITLGMVSPAAAGSRMTPVIPLWRTLPMGHSQKVRPRRSPGRSVWLRLCRQILRGSEVSFKTEKGAQISNDVGFRLREIQLSGVGQVCWLRRVKWKMMLYFAVTRKKNFTHLERNFTCWLYFLGM; from the exons ATGGGGAGGATCGGGTGCTGGAAAGCAGCAGCCATCACCCTTGGAATGGTATCACCAGCAGCCGCAGGTTCGAGAATGACCCCAGTGATCCCCTTGTGGAGGACTTTGCCTATGGGTCATTCACAGAAAGTGAGACCAAGAAGATCACCGGGGAGAAGCGTCTGGCTGAGATTGTGCAGACAAATCCTAAGAGGGTCAGAAG TATCCTTCAAAACCGAAAAAGGTGCACAAATTAGTAATGATGTGGGTTTTCGATTACGAGAAATACAGCTCAGCGGGGTTGGTCAGGTTTGCTGGCTTAGAAGAGTCAAGTGGAAGATGATGCTTTATTTTGCTGTGACGAGGAAGAAAAACTTCACGCATCTGGAGAGAAACTTTACATGTTGGCTCTATTTTCTGGGCATGTAA